The following proteins are co-located in the Pseudomonas fluorescens genome:
- the glnK gene encoding P-II family nitrogen regulator yields MKLVTAIIKPFKLDDVRESLSEIGVQGITVTEVKGFGRQKGHTELYRGAEYVVDFLPKVKIDVAIDDKDLDRVIEAITKAANTGKIGDGKIFVVNLEQAIRIRTGETDTDAI; encoded by the coding sequence ATGAAGCTAGTCACTGCCATCATCAAGCCGTTCAAGTTGGACGATGTACGCGAGTCGTTGTCCGAGATCGGCGTGCAGGGCATTACCGTTACTGAGGTCAAAGGCTTCGGTCGGCAGAAGGGTCACACCGAGCTGTATCGCGGCGCGGAATACGTGGTCGATTTTCTGCCGAAGGTGAAGATTGATGTCGCCATTGACGACAAGGATCTTGACCGGGTTATCGAGGCGATAACCAAGGCGGCCAACACCGGCAAGATCGGTGACGGCAAGATCTTCGTGGTCAATCTGGAACAGGCTATTCGCATCCGTACCGGCGAAACCGATACCGACGCAATCTAA
- a CDS encoding LysR substrate-binding domain-containing protein: MSRRLPPLYALRAFEAASRHNSFTRAALELSITQSAVSRHIRTLEEHFACRLFQRSGRNLQLTEAARLLLPGVREGFAALERACHTLNAEDDILRMKAPSTLTMRWLLARLSRFRALQPGNEVQLTSAWMSVDEVDFNQEPFDCAVLLSYGHFPADWEACYLFPELLIPVGAPNLLTDGPWDVHRLACAELLHPTPDRRDWRNWLERMGLSSQVSLKGGQVFDTLELGMIAAARGYGVSMGDLLMVAEDVAQGRLSLPWPTAVASGENYYLVWPKTRPGGERLRRLAEFLQGEVNAMALPQVERLD, from the coding sequence ATGTCTCGTCGCCTTCCTCCGCTTTATGCCCTGCGGGCCTTTGAAGCCGCCTCCCGGCATAACTCGTTCACCCGTGCGGCGCTGGAACTGTCGATCACGCAAAGTGCGGTCAGCCGACATATCCGTACGCTCGAAGAGCATTTCGCCTGCCGCCTGTTCCAGCGCAGCGGCCGGAACCTGCAACTCACCGAAGCAGCGCGCCTGCTGCTGCCCGGTGTACGTGAGGGGTTCGCTGCGTTGGAGCGGGCCTGCCACACCCTGAATGCCGAAGACGACATCCTGCGCATGAAAGCGCCGTCCACCTTGACCATGCGCTGGCTGCTGGCGCGGCTCAGCCGCTTTCGCGCGTTGCAGCCCGGCAATGAAGTGCAACTCACGAGTGCGTGGATGAGCGTGGATGAAGTGGACTTCAACCAGGAGCCGTTCGATTGCGCAGTCCTGTTGAGCTACGGGCATTTCCCGGCGGACTGGGAGGCCTGTTACCTGTTCCCTGAATTGCTGATCCCGGTGGGCGCCCCCAACCTGCTGACCGATGGGCCATGGGATGTTCATCGTTTGGCGTGTGCGGAGTTGCTGCACCCTACGCCCGACCGCCGCGACTGGCGCAACTGGCTGGAGCGCATGGGGCTGTCGTCCCAGGTGTCGCTCAAGGGTGGGCAGGTATTCGACACGCTTGAACTGGGCATGATTGCAGCGGCGCGAGGCTACGGGGTGTCCATGGGCGATCTACTGATGGTGGCCGAAGACGTCGCCCAAGGGCGATTGAGCCTGCCGTGGCCGACCGCCGTGGCCAGTGGGGAGAATTACTACCTGGTGTGGCCGAAAACCCGTCCCGGTGGTGAGCGTCTGCGCCGTTTGGCGGAGTTCCTCCAAGGGGAAGTCAACGCCATGGCGTTGCCCCAGGTGGAACGTCTGGACTGA
- a CDS encoding NorM family multidrug efflux MATE transporter — MIMQHPVRTELWAILRLSGPLIASQLAHMLMVLTDTLMMARLSPEALAGGGLGAASYSFVAIFCIGVIAAVGTLVAIRHGAGDIEGATRLTQAGLWLAWLMALVAGLLLWNLKPVLLMFGQTETNVHAAGQFLTILPFALPGYLSFMALRGFTSAIGKATPVMVISLCGTVLNYFLNHALIEGMFGLPKLGLMGIGLVTAIVANSMALALMWYIRSNRTYAAYPLGTGLLRLNTQYLRELWRLGLPIGGTYAVEVGLFAFAALCMGTMGSTQLAAHQIALQIVSVAFMVPAGMSYAITMRIGQHYGAGQLLRARMAGRVGIGFGAAVMLGFAAVLWLFSDPLIGLFLDHNDPAFHDVIVLAVSLLAVAAWFELFDGVQTIAMGCIRGLKDAKTTFLVGLGCYWLIGAPSAWLMAFTLGWGPTGVWWGLALGLACAAISLTWAFEAKMERMIRREPEAHPGFHTAQAE, encoded by the coding sequence ATGATCATGCAGCATCCGGTACGTACCGAACTCTGGGCCATTCTGCGGCTGTCGGGGCCGTTGATTGCCTCACAGTTGGCACACATGCTGATGGTGCTGACCGACACCCTGATGATGGCCCGCCTCAGCCCCGAAGCCTTGGCCGGTGGCGGCCTCGGCGCCGCAAGCTATTCGTTTGTGGCGATTTTTTGCATCGGCGTAATTGCCGCAGTCGGCACCCTTGTCGCCATTCGTCATGGTGCGGGCGACATCGAAGGCGCTACTCGCCTGACCCAGGCCGGGCTCTGGCTCGCGTGGCTGATGGCCCTGGTGGCCGGCTTACTGCTGTGGAACCTCAAGCCCGTATTGCTGATGTTTGGCCAGACCGAAACCAACGTGCACGCAGCGGGGCAATTCCTGACCATCCTGCCGTTCGCCCTGCCCGGCTACCTGAGCTTCATGGCCTTGCGTGGTTTCACCAGCGCCATCGGCAAGGCTACCCCGGTGATGGTGATCAGCCTGTGCGGTACGGTGCTTAACTATTTCCTCAACCACGCGCTGATAGAGGGCATGTTCGGCCTGCCCAAGCTGGGCTTGATGGGCATCGGTTTGGTCACGGCCATCGTCGCCAACAGCATGGCCTTGGCGTTGATGTGGTACATCCGCAGCAACCGGACCTACGCGGCCTACCCGCTCGGCACCGGTCTGCTGCGCCTCAACACCCAGTACTTGCGCGAGCTGTGGCGCCTGGGCCTGCCGATTGGCGGCACCTATGCGGTGGAAGTCGGGCTGTTTGCCTTCGCGGCGCTGTGCATGGGCACCATGGGCAGTACGCAACTGGCGGCGCACCAGATTGCCCTGCAAATTGTCTCGGTGGCGTTCATGGTGCCGGCGGGAATGTCGTACGCGATCACCATGCGTATCGGCCAGCATTACGGCGCCGGCCAGTTGCTGCGCGCACGCATGGCCGGGAGGGTTGGCATCGGGTTTGGCGCGGCAGTGATGTTGGGATTTGCGGCGGTGCTGTGGCTGTTTTCCGATCCGCTTATCGGGCTATTCCTCGACCATAACGACCCGGCCTTCCACGACGTGATCGTCCTGGCCGTCAGCCTGCTGGCGGTAGCGGCCTGGTTTGAATTGTTCGACGGCGTGCAGACCATCGCGATGGGCTGCATTCGTGGGCTGAAAGACGCCAAGACCACCTTCCTGGTGGGCTTGGGCTGCTATTGGCTGATCGGCGCTCCATCGGCATGGCTGATGGCGTTCACCCTCGGCTGGGGGCCGACTGGCGTGTGGTGGGGCCTGGCGCTGGGCCTGGCCTGCGCGGCCATCAGCCTGACCTGGGCGTTTGAAGCGAAAATGGAAAGGATGATTCGCCGCGAGCCTGAAGCACACCCTGGCTTTCATACCGCACAGGCAGAGTAA
- a CDS encoding YifB family Mg chelatase-like AAA ATPase, producing MSLAIVHSRAQIGVEAPAVSVEVHMANGLPSLTLVGLPETAVKESKDRVRSAILNSALQYPARRITLNLAPADLPKDGGRFDLAIALGILAASVQVPALMLDDVECLGELALSGEVRAVKGVLPAALAARKAGRTVIVPRANAEEACLASGLKVIAVDHLLQVVAHLNGQVPIEPYKSDGLLYLNKPYPDLSEVQGQLAAKRALLIAAAGAHNLLFSGPPGTGKTLLASRLPGLLPPLSEQEALEVAAIQSVVSPAPLSHWPHRPFRQPHHSASAPALVGGGSKPQPGEITLAHHGVLFLDELPEFDRKVLEVLREPLESGHIVISRARDRVSFPARFQLVAAMNPCPCGYLGDPSGRCRCTPEQIQRYRNKLSGPLLDRIDLHVTVARETTALNPTQQDGDNTAKASAEVAEARERQQRRQGCANAFLDLPGLRKHCGLAKADESWLESACERLTLSLRAAHRLLKVARTLADLEQVENITRHHLAEALQYRPVAAG from the coding sequence ATGTCCCTCGCTATCGTCCACAGCCGCGCCCAGATTGGCGTCGAAGCCCCTGCCGTCAGCGTTGAAGTGCATATGGCCAACGGTCTGCCCTCCCTGACGCTGGTAGGCCTGCCGGAAACTGCCGTCAAGGAAAGCAAGGACCGCGTGCGCAGCGCCATCCTTAACTCAGCGCTGCAATACCCCGCCCGCCGCATCACCCTCAACCTCGCGCCTGCCGACCTGCCCAAGGACGGCGGGCGTTTTGATTTGGCGATTGCCCTGGGGATTCTCGCAGCCAGCGTGCAGGTGCCGGCGTTGATGCTGGACGACGTGGAATGCCTGGGGGAGCTGGCGCTGTCGGGTGAGGTGCGCGCAGTAAAAGGCGTGTTGCCGGCGGCGCTGGCAGCACGCAAGGCCGGGCGCACCGTGATAGTGCCTCGGGCCAATGCCGAGGAAGCGTGCCTGGCGTCGGGGTTAAAGGTGATTGCGGTAGATCACTTGCTGCAGGTGGTGGCGCACCTGAACGGGCAAGTACCGATTGAGCCCTACAAGTCCGACGGGCTGCTGTACCTGAACAAACCCTATCCGGATTTGAGTGAGGTGCAAGGGCAGCTGGCGGCCAAACGCGCGTTGCTGATCGCGGCGGCGGGCGCGCATAACCTGCTGTTCAGCGGGCCACCCGGCACCGGCAAGACCTTGCTCGCCAGTCGGCTGCCTGGGCTGCTACCGCCGTTGAGTGAACAGGAAGCCCTGGAAGTGGCGGCGATTCAATCGGTGGTCAGCCCGGCGCCCCTGAGCCATTGGCCGCACCGCCCGTTTCGCCAGCCACACCACTCGGCTTCCGCGCCGGCACTGGTGGGCGGTGGTTCAAAGCCGCAACCTGGGGAAATTACCCTCGCCCACCATGGCGTGCTGTTTCTGGATGAGTTGCCGGAGTTTGATCGCAAGGTGCTGGAGGTGCTGCGCGAGCCGCTGGAGTCTGGGCATATCGTGATTTCCCGGGCGCGGGACCGGGTGAGTTTCCCCGCGCGCTTTCAATTGGTGGCAGCCATGAACCCCTGCCCTTGCGGCTATCTGGGCGACCCCAGCGGGCGTTGCCGCTGTACGCCGGAGCAGATCCAGCGCTATCGCAACAAACTCTCCGGGCCATTGCTGGACCGCATCGACTTGCACGTCACTGTCGCGCGGGAAACCACCGCGCTGAACCCAACCCAACAGGACGGCGATAACACGGCGAAGGCGTCGGCAGAGGTCGCCGAGGCACGCGAGCGCCAGCAACGACGTCAAGGCTGCGCCAATGCCTTTCTGGATCTGCCAGGGCTGCGCAAGCACTGCGGGCTGGCGAAAGCCGACGAAAGCTGGCTGGAAAGCGCCTGCGAACGGCTGACCTTGTCCCTGCGCGCAGCACATCGGTTGCTCAAAGTGGCGCGGACCCTGGCCGACCTTGAGCAAGTAGAGAACATCACCCGCCATCATCTGGCAGAAGCGCTGCAATACCGGCCTGTGGCCGCTGGCTAG
- a CDS encoding ABC transporter six-transmembrane domain-containing protein has product MSSVTSQILIEESKKIGQQSASQTLKAIARAYPGKLFCTLSLVALENALLLAYPLFAGFAVDSIIRGDADSALFYAAVVLMFWVVGAARRALDTRTFTRIYADLAVPVILNQRLQNHSTSRAAARVVLARDFVDFFEKHVPIIATALVSIVGAAVMLVVIEPWIGLACLGALLLCTTLLPRFARRNQQLHERLNDRLEKEIGLVEKVGVQTLQRHYHVLSRLRIWLSDREAAAFLFIGTLAALLFVVAISQLALSPAVKAGHVYAVMTYLWTFVSSLDEAPGMVDQLARLKDIGKRVDPGLGDR; this is encoded by the coding sequence ATGTCATCCGTCACTTCGCAAATTCTGATCGAAGAAAGCAAGAAAATTGGCCAACAGTCCGCCAGCCAAACCCTCAAGGCAATTGCCCGGGCCTACCCTGGCAAACTGTTCTGCACGCTGTCGCTGGTTGCGCTGGAGAACGCGCTATTGCTGGCCTACCCGCTGTTTGCTGGGTTCGCGGTGGACTCGATCATCCGTGGCGATGCCGACAGTGCGTTGTTTTACGCCGCCGTGGTCTTGATGTTTTGGGTGGTCGGGGCGGCGCGACGCGCGTTGGACACCCGCACCTTCACGCGGATCTACGCTGACCTCGCCGTGCCGGTCATCCTCAATCAGCGCCTGCAAAACCACAGCACTTCAAGGGCGGCGGCGCGGGTGGTATTGGCACGGGATTTTGTCGACTTCTTCGAAAAACACGTGCCGATCATCGCGACGGCGCTGGTCTCCATCGTCGGTGCGGCGGTGATGTTGGTGGTGATCGAGCCGTGGATCGGCCTGGCGTGCCTGGGCGCACTGCTGTTGTGCACCACTTTGCTGCCACGCTTCGCCCGACGCAATCAGCAGCTGCATGAGCGCTTGAATGACCGCCTGGAGAAGGAAATCGGTTTGGTGGAAAAGGTCGGCGTGCAAACCTTGCAGCGCCACTATCACGTGCTGTCGCGCCTGCGGATCTGGCTGTCAGACCGCGAGGCGGCCGCGTTCCTGTTTATCGGTACGCTCGCCGCCCTGCTGTTTGTCGTCGCGATCAGCCAGTTGGCCCTGTCGCCTGCGGTCAAAGCTGGCCACGTGTACGCGGTCATGACTTACCTGTGGACCTTCGTCAGTAGCCTGGACGAGGCACCAGGGATGGTCGATCAGCTCGCGCGCCTCAAGGATATCGGCAAGCGTGTGGACCCGGGCCTCGGCGACCGCTAG
- a CDS encoding methyl-accepting chemotaxis protein yields MSQPRARIASQLGLALAVILAVVISGSTVFALRSLDSANLETREEHLASEARLLADQLNTFHSTLRESTQRLSGLFEKRFGAGLSVRGEQPVAVAGVQTPSLFLGSDLLNNDFGEVDEFKDTSGGVATVFVRSGEDFIRISTSLTKQDGSRAIGTALDHQHPAYQRLLAGQSYVGRAVLFDRSYMTQYTPVRDAAGKVIAVLFVGFDYTDAQKAQFDNLKRFRIGQTGSLALLDEQKHWLVPPAGVQALDQAIPVMLDLAKTPGKGLFWSDKNEDFYSVSVPFDGGPWAVVASMPKSEIRAVTWAVGIRLVIGSVLAMLLAVGAAVWLLRSKLQPLSDLVRQAEALGAGDLSARLNVSSHDEIGQLARSFNQMGEALSTMVSHIRKASEEVNSRAQALSGLSGGAYEGMEQQSGEITSMAGAVEEFSATSLNIADNMGNTERLAQENAQQTRIGRTSMQEASSSLEHIAEALNSTATVINTLGQRSQEIGGIVGVITSIAEQTNLLALNAAIEAARAGEQGRGFAVVADEVRNLASRTRQATDEISGMIQSIQQETGNAISTMEHGNVLMQEGLSRNADVASALARIDEQSRSAGQQFAAITTATQEQSSTANVLSSNLQSIALANSEQREVVSNLAITAKELETLAAGLRHEVDRFR; encoded by the coding sequence ATGTCTCAACCTCGCGCTCGGATTGCCTCCCAGTTAGGCCTCGCCTTGGCCGTAATCTTGGCTGTCGTCATCAGCGGCAGCACTGTTTTCGCCTTGCGTTCCCTCGATTCCGCCAACCTTGAAACGCGCGAGGAACACCTGGCCAGCGAGGCGCGCTTGCTCGCCGACCAGCTCAACACCTTCCACAGCACCTTGCGCGAGAGTACCCAGCGTTTGAGCGGGCTGTTTGAAAAGCGCTTCGGCGCCGGGTTGAGTGTGCGTGGCGAGCAGCCGGTAGCCGTGGCCGGCGTACAAACCCCGAGCCTGTTCCTGGGCAGCGACCTGTTGAACAACGATTTCGGCGAGGTCGACGAATTCAAGGACACGTCCGGCGGCGTGGCCACGGTATTTGTGCGCAGCGGCGAAGACTTTATCCGTATCAGCACATCCCTGACCAAACAGGATGGCAGCCGCGCCATCGGTACGGCCCTGGACCACCAGCATCCGGCCTATCAGCGCCTGCTGGCCGGGCAGAGTTATGTCGGCCGGGCGGTGTTGTTCGACCGCTCCTACATGACCCAGTACACGCCGGTGCGGGATGCGGCCGGCAAAGTGATCGCCGTGCTGTTCGTCGGCTTCGACTACACCGACGCCCAGAAGGCCCAGTTCGACAACCTTAAGCGCTTCCGGATCGGCCAGACAGGCTCCCTGGCCCTGTTGGATGAACAGAAGCACTGGCTGGTGCCACCCGCAGGTGTGCAGGCGCTGGACCAGGCAATCCCGGTGATGCTCGACCTGGCCAAGACGCCCGGTAAAGGTCTCTTCTGGAGTGACAAAAACGAAGATTTCTACAGCGTCTCGGTGCCGTTCGACGGCGGCCCGTGGGCGGTGGTGGCAAGTATGCCGAAGTCAGAAATTCGCGCGGTGACCTGGGCGGTGGGGATTCGCCTGGTCATTGGCAGTGTGCTGGCCATGTTGCTCGCTGTGGGCGCTGCGGTCTGGCTGCTGCGCAGTAAGTTGCAGCCCCTGAGCGACCTGGTGCGCCAGGCCGAAGCCCTTGGCGCGGGTGATTTGAGTGCGCGCCTCAATGTGTCCAGCCATGACGAAATCGGCCAACTGGCCCGCAGCTTCAACCAGATGGGCGAAGCGCTGTCGACCATGGTTTCGCATATCCGCAAGGCGTCCGAAGAGGTCAACAGCCGAGCCCAGGCGTTGTCTGGGTTGTCTGGCGGTGCCTACGAAGGCATGGAGCAGCAGTCCGGCGAAATCACCAGCATGGCCGGCGCAGTGGAGGAGTTCAGCGCGACTTCGCTGAACATCGCCGACAACATGGGCAACACCGAGCGACTGGCTCAGGAAAACGCCCAGCAGACGCGTATCGGCCGCACCTCGATGCAGGAGGCGTCGTCGTCTTTGGAGCATATCGCTGAGGCGCTGAACAGCACGGCCACGGTCATCAATACCCTCGGCCAGCGTTCCCAGGAAATTGGCGGGATCGTCGGCGTCATCACCTCGATCGCCGAGCAAACCAACTTGCTGGCGCTCAACGCCGCCATCGAAGCCGCGCGTGCCGGTGAGCAAGGTCGAGGTTTTGCCGTGGTTGCCGACGAGGTGCGTAACCTCGCTTCGCGCACGCGTCAGGCCACCGACGAAATCTCCGGGATGATCCAAAGCATCCAGCAAGAAACCGGCAACGCCATCAGCACCATGGAGCACGGCAACGTATTGATGCAGGAAGGCTTGTCGCGCAATGCTGACGTGGCGTCGGCCCTGGCGCGGATCGACGAGCAAAGCCGCTCGGCGGGCCAGCAGTTTGCCGCGATCACCACCGCGACCCAGGAGCAGAGCAGCACGGCAAATGTGCTCAGCAGCAACCTGCAAAGCATTGCGCTGGCCAACAGCGAGCAGCGTGAAGTGGTGTCGAACCTGGCCATTACCGCCAAGGAACTGGAAACCCTGGCGGCCGGCTTGCGGCACGAGGTGGATCGGTTTCGTTGA
- a CDS encoding ammonium transporter encodes MTLRKFAGLGALLSLVMPALALAADPAPAPVLNSGDTAWMLTSTALVLFMTIPGLALFYGGMVRSKNILSVMMQCFAITGLITILWFVYGYSMAFDTTGMEAGVVNLNSFVGGLSKLFLSGVTPASITGPAALFPEAVFVTFQMTFAIITPALIVGAFAERMKFSAMLIFMGVWFTLVYAPIAHMVWGGPGSLLGDWGVLDFAGGTVVHINAGVAGLVACLVLGKRKGFPTTPMAPHNLGYTLVGAAMLWVGWFGFNAGSAAAANGTAGMAMLVTQIATAAAALGWMFAEWVTHGKPSALGIASGVVAGLVAITPAAGTVGPMGALVIGLAAGVVCFFCATTLKRKLGYDDSLDAFGVHGIGGILGAILTGVFAAPSLGGFNAATTDIAAQVWIQCKGVGFTVIYTAIVTFIILKVLDAVMGLRVTDEEEAVGLDLAQHNERGYNL; translated from the coding sequence ATGACTCTGCGTAAATTCGCAGGGCTAGGAGCCCTGTTGTCCCTCGTAATGCCGGCCTTGGCATTGGCGGCGGACCCAGCCCCTGCTCCAGTCCTCAATTCCGGCGACACGGCGTGGATGCTCACATCCACCGCGCTGGTGCTGTTCATGACCATTCCAGGCCTGGCGCTGTTCTACGGCGGCATGGTTCGTTCCAAAAACATTCTTTCCGTGATGATGCAGTGCTTCGCCATCACCGGTCTGATCACCATTTTGTGGTTCGTTTACGGCTACAGCATGGCGTTCGACACTACGGGTATGGAAGCCGGCGTCGTCAACCTCAACTCGTTCGTGGGCGGCCTGTCCAAACTGTTCCTGTCGGGTGTGACTCCGGCGAGCATCACCGGCCCTGCGGCGCTGTTCCCTGAGGCGGTGTTCGTCACCTTCCAGATGACGTTCGCGATCATTACACCTGCGCTGATCGTCGGTGCTTTCGCTGAGCGTATGAAGTTCTCCGCGATGCTGATTTTCATGGGCGTCTGGTTCACCCTGGTCTACGCACCAATCGCCCACATGGTGTGGGGCGGTCCGGGTTCGTTGCTGGGCGACTGGGGCGTGCTGGACTTCGCGGGCGGCACCGTGGTGCATATCAACGCCGGTGTGGCTGGCCTGGTGGCGTGCCTGGTACTCGGCAAGCGTAAAGGCTTCCCGACCACCCCAATGGCACCTCACAACCTCGGGTATACCCTGGTGGGTGCGGCCATGTTGTGGGTTGGCTGGTTCGGCTTCAACGCCGGTTCCGCTGCTGCGGCCAACGGCACTGCCGGTATGGCGATGCTGGTCACCCAGATTGCTACCGCTGCGGCGGCGCTGGGCTGGATGTTCGCCGAGTGGGTCACCCACGGTAAGCCAAGCGCACTGGGCATTGCCTCGGGCGTGGTCGCCGGCCTGGTTGCAATCACCCCGGCTGCCGGCACCGTGGGCCCGATGGGCGCTCTGGTTATCGGCCTGGCGGCAGGCGTGGTGTGCTTCTTCTGCGCAACTACCCTGAAACGCAAGCTGGGCTACGACGACTCCCTGGACGCCTTCGGCGTGCACGGTATCGGCGGTATCCTCGGCGCGATCCTGACCGGCGTATTCGCAGCCCCTTCCCTGGGCGGCTTCAACGCGGCGACCACTGACATCGCGGCGCAAGTCTGGATCCAGTGCAAAGGCGTCGGCTTCACCGTGATCTACACGGCCATCGTGACCTTCATCATCCTCAAGGTGCTGGATGCGGTCATGGGCCTGCGGGTCACCGACGAAGAAGAGGCTGTCGGCCTCGATCTGGCGCAACACAACGAACGCGGCTACAACTTGTAA
- a CDS encoding accessory factor UbiK family protein: MLAPKDLLDALSGHASRLFSGDTPLPRNEIESQFKALLQSGFSKLDLVSREEFDSQMVVLARTRARLESLEAKVAELEARLAPTAE; the protein is encoded by the coding sequence ATGCTCGCGCCCAAAGACCTCCTCGACGCCCTGAGCGGCCACGCCTCTCGCTTGTTCAGCGGCGACACCCCGTTGCCCCGCAACGAAATCGAAAGCCAGTTCAAAGCGTTGCTGCAAAGCGGCTTCAGCAAGCTCGACCTGGTGAGCCGGGAAGAGTTTGACAGCCAGATGGTCGTGCTGGCCCGCACCCGTGCGCGGCTGGAGAGCCTGGAGGCGAAGGTGGCGGAGTTGGAAGCGCGGCTCGCCCCCACTGCCGAGTAA
- a CDS encoding TetR/AcrR family transcriptional regulator, with translation MSRIDRKDQIIAAALELFRSKGFADVSTRDLAEHAGLSRSHVYHYFSDWNELRREAFVRFANEQLDEVRAPLVGVPPLEALVGFLRDCLPCTADAGWALWLDAWDEAMHDPQMAQAYLVINAQWQGMLAEVIEQGVAEGVFRCNSPQRAARQIFALAMGYADDLMLKPSTESAEAVLGEVMEVARLLLDFPSAH, from the coding sequence ATGTCGCGTATTGACCGTAAAGACCAGATCATCGCCGCTGCCCTGGAGCTGTTTCGCAGCAAGGGTTTTGCCGATGTGTCCACCCGCGACCTGGCCGAGCATGCCGGCCTGTCCCGCAGCCACGTCTACCACTACTTCAGCGACTGGAATGAGTTGCGCCGCGAAGCGTTTGTGCGTTTTGCCAATGAACAACTGGATGAAGTCCGCGCCCCGTTGGTGGGCGTGCCACCGCTTGAGGCGCTGGTCGGGTTCTTGCGCGATTGCCTGCCGTGCACCGCCGACGCCGGCTGGGCGCTGTGGCTGGATGCATGGGACGAGGCGATGCATGACCCGCAGATGGCCCAGGCCTATCTGGTGATCAATGCTCAATGGCAAGGCATGCTCGCTGAGGTGATCGAGCAAGGAGTTGCTGAAGGTGTTTTCCGCTGTAATTCACCCCAACGCGCTGCCCGGCAGATCTTTGCCTTGGCAATGGGGTATGCCGATGACCTGATGCTCAAACCGTCTACCGAGTCGGCAGAAGCGGTGTTGGGTGAGGTGATGGAAGTGGCGAGGCTGCTATTGGATTTCCCCTCGGCGCACTAG